Proteins from one Oncorhynchus masou masou isolate Uvic2021 chromosome 12, UVic_Omas_1.1, whole genome shotgun sequence genomic window:
- the LOC135549053 gene encoding iroquois-class homeodomain protein irx-1-like, which yields MSFSQLGYSQFLSGSQEVYGGDLAGLGRDGAADGGVNQAATAAAVSSMLGMYGNPWAAQNYSAFLPYSGADLALISQMNTQYDLKDSPGAHPGGLAVHASAGFYPYGQYGYGDPNRAKAATRETTSTLKAWLQEHQKNPYPTKGEKIMLAIITKMTLTQVSTWFANARRRLKKENKVTWGRSAEDRDGRIFSSDNEDEPEKHGSEDEEEEEIDLESIDIDKVEENPGDQREVEGEGKLAARDASDSGSLESQRTMSVKALRSMEGPISLIKAPVRDCKNAVDLSPNAPVCQRPPQNKPKIWSLAETATSPDSSIKPSPAVSIAHQATIPSHHPALLPGHGIYTCQIGKQLHNWANAAFLSANSLLGVRSLLGAANPSGHHMPLHGALNHQDARLTQASGASCTEEESGDESLESFSPKRDDDVNIRRSGSPKSPFQLITDRSHHGTAQRALSTISTI from the exons ATGTCTTTCTCGCAGCTGGGGTACTCCCAGTTTCTCAGTGGCTCCCAGGAGGTTTACGGGGGCGACCTGGCCGGCTTAGGCCGGGATGGAGCCGCGGATGGCGGCGTGAATCAGGCAGCTACTGCCGCTGCTGTTAGCTCGATGCTGGGGATGTATGGTAACCCGTGGGCGGCTCAGAACTACAGCGCGTTTCTCCCCTACAGCGGTGCAGACCTCGCCCTTATATCGCAAATG aACACTCAGTACGATCTGAAGGACAGCCCAGGAGCTCACCCGGGAGGTCTGGCTGTCCACGCCAGCGCAGGGTTCTACCCATACGGCCAGTATGGCTATGGCGACCCGAACCGAGCCAAGGCCGCTACGAGGGAGACCACCAGCACTCTGAAGGCCTGGTTGCAGGAACACCAGAAGAACCCGTACCCCACCAAGGGAGAAAAGATCATGCTGGCCATCATCACCAAGATGACACTCACACAG GTGTCTACATGGTTCGCCAACGCGCGCCGGCGTCTGAAGAAGGAGAACAAGGTGACGTGGGGCCGCAGCGCGGAGGACCGGGATGGACGGATCTTCAGCAGCGACAATGAGGACGAGCCTGAAAAACACGGGAgcgaggatgaggaggaggaggagatcgaTTTAGAAAGTATCGACATCGATAAAGTCGAGGAGAACCCAGGAGATCAGAGggaagtggagggagaggggaagctgGCCGCCAGGGACGCATCGGATTCTGGTAGCTTGGAGAGCCAGAGGACGATGTCTGTCAAGGCCCTCAGAAGTATGGAGGGGCCTATTTCTCTCATTAAGGCTCCTGTTCGTGATTGTAAAAACGCTGTGGATCTTTCCCCCAATGCACCGGTGTGTCAGAGGCCCCCACAGAACAAACCCAAAATCTGGTCTCTGGCAGAGACGGCCACAAGCCCCGATAGTTCCATCAAACCTTCCCCGGCTGTCTCGATTGCTCACCAGGCCACGATCCCCTCCCACCACCCGGCCCTACTCCCGGGTCATGGAATATACACATGCCAGATCGGGAAGCAGCTCCACAACTGGGCCAACGCGGCCTTCCTCAGCGCCAACTCTCTGCTGGGTGTCAGGTCGCTTCTCGGCGCGGCAAACCCATCCGGACACCACATGCCTCTCCATGGCGCGTTGAACCATCAGGACGCACGGTTGACGCAGGCCTCAGGGGCATCGTGcacagaggaggagagtggagatgaGTCGTTGGAGAGCTTCAGTCCAAAGCGAGATG ATGACGTGAATATTCGCAGGTCTGGCTCGCCGAAGTCTCCCTTCCAGCTGATTACTGACAG ATCTCACCACGGAACGGCGCAGCGGGCCCTCTCGACAATTTCCACAATATGA